A part of Methanorbis furvi genomic DNA contains:
- the fmt gene encoding methionyl-tRNA formyltransferase: MRVLFMGTPAYAVPALEAVAAEHEIVGVVTRVDKPNRRGNKIVFSPVKEYALAHDIPIFQPESMRDPQLFADLAALHADIGVVVAFGMMIPDEIINLPPQKIINIHGSLLPRYRGAAPMQYSVLNGDEEAGVSIMYITKDLDAGDVILSKSLAVGGDETFGELHDRLAALGAKALVEALERVSSGDVCATPQDHAKATFAPSITKEECVIDWSMPARMIHNRIRGLSPAPCANTRLPDGKRLLVYRSERVFGEHAGEPGQVVDVLKRKGPVVMTGDGALCILSAKPEGKKEMPGFELVNGHYLSVGARLESLKRE, from the coding sequence ATGAGAGTTCTGTTTATGGGGACGCCTGCGTATGCGGTTCCGGCTCTTGAGGCGGTCGCGGCTGAGCATGAGATCGTCGGTGTGGTGACAAGGGTGGACAAACCGAACCGACGCGGGAACAAGATTGTTTTTTCGCCGGTGAAGGAGTATGCGCTTGCGCATGATATTCCGATCTTTCAGCCTGAGTCGATGAGGGATCCGCAGTTGTTCGCGGATCTTGCGGCGCTGCATGCTGATATCGGCGTGGTGGTGGCGTTTGGCATGATGATTCCTGATGAGATCATCAATCTGCCGCCGCAGAAGATCATCAATATTCATGGCTCTCTGCTGCCCCGCTACCGCGGAGCAGCGCCGATGCAGTACTCGGTGCTGAATGGGGATGAGGAGGCGGGAGTGTCGATCATGTACATCACAAAGGACCTGGATGCAGGGGACGTGATTCTCTCAAAGTCGCTTGCAGTAGGGGGCGATGAGACGTTTGGGGAGCTGCATGACCGGCTCGCAGCTCTCGGGGCCAAGGCGCTCGTTGAAGCGCTGGAGAGAGTTTCATCCGGAGATGTTTGCGCAACGCCGCAGGATCATGCGAAGGCGACGTTTGCTCCGTCGATCACAAAGGAGGAGTGTGTGATTGACTGGTCGATGCCTGCGAGGATGATTCATAACCGGATTCGCGGGCTGTCGCCGGCGCCGTGTGCGAACACGAGGCTTCCTGACGGAAAGCGGCTGCTGGTCTACCGGAGCGAGCGGGTTTTCGGGGAGCATGCAGGGGAGCCCGGACAGGTGGTGGACGTTCTGAAACGAAAAGGGCCGGTGGTGATGACCGGAGACGGGGCTTTGTGTATTCTGTCGGCGAAACCGGAAGGAAAGAAGGAGATGCCAGGGTTTGAGCTGGTGAACGGACATTATCTGAGTGTCGGGGCCAGATTAGAATCTCTGAAACGCGAATAG
- a CDS encoding transglutaminase-like domain-containing protein yields the protein MTFLKSVGIWLVVFGIVFGFWQSGVVGVVFDSVLGGNSNTVPIVAAPTQNIPVSTSGYASPTNAMMRTASPTPTEAGYYDREYTWKYKGTTWYYSISIPKSTYNYYRNLDHTSRDYSKYGSDEYTKKYLGNLAKMFKDKGREYGYSDSENVMNAVAFVQSLPYTSDKVTTGYDEYPRYPIETLVDNGGDCEDTAIFTAALLRQMGYGVVLINPPGHMAVGVKGGENVHGTYYNYNGVKYFYLETTSSGWDIGQMPSEYKNTKVKIIPI from the coding sequence ATGACATTTCTGAAATCTGTGGGTATATGGCTCGTTGTTTTTGGTATCGTATTCGGATTCTGGCAAAGTGGTGTCGTCGGTGTTGTTTTTGATTCTGTGTTAGGGGGAAATTCCAATACTGTTCCGATCGTTGCGGCGCCAACACAAAATATTCCTGTCTCCACATCGGGATACGCCTCCCCTACAAATGCGATGATGCGAACAGCGAGTCCAACACCCACAGAGGCGGGGTATTATGATCGAGAATATACTTGGAAATATAAGGGGACAACGTGGTATTATTCCATATCAATTCCGAAGAGTACATACAATTATTATCGGAATCTGGATCATACCTCTCGCGATTATTCTAAGTATGGTTCAGACGAATATACTAAAAAATATCTGGGCAATCTTGCCAAGATGTTTAAGGACAAGGGGAGGGAGTACGGATATTCTGATTCGGAAAATGTCATGAATGCAGTTGCTTTTGTTCAATCACTTCCCTATACGTCAGACAAGGTGACCACAGGCTATGATGAGTATCCGCGATATCCGATTGAGACACTCGTGGACAACGGTGGAGACTGTGAGGATACCGCTATCTTTACCGCGGCTTTACTGCGGCAGATGGGATATGGAGTAGTGCTGATTAATCCACCGGGTCATATGGCTGTCGGAGTGAAAGGTGGGGAAAATGTTCATGGTACCTATTATAATTATAATGGAGTAAAGTACTTCTATTTGGAAACAACAAGTAGTGGTTGGGATATTGGACAAATGCCCTCGGAATATAAAAATACGAAGGTGAAGATTATCCCAATATAA
- the def gene encoding peptide deformylase, with protein sequence MRVYIYGETVLSAGCTPVDAITPELVQQLEEMVPFMRNSRGVGLAAPQIGVPQRFFVMDAGDKLRKVINPEILSAGNSTSEMEEGCLSIPGVHKKVRRPKRILVRYQNETGETIEEELKDFPARVFQHEYDHLDGVLFVDRLTPIARKMVARDLERLAGEKAE encoded by the coding sequence ATGCGGGTCTATATATACGGAGAAACGGTCCTGTCCGCCGGATGCACGCCGGTCGATGCAATAACGCCGGAACTGGTGCAACAGCTCGAGGAGATGGTGCCTTTCATGCGGAACAGCCGCGGCGTCGGGCTTGCCGCGCCGCAGATAGGTGTCCCTCAGCGTTTTTTTGTGATGGATGCAGGCGACAAACTCCGCAAAGTGATCAATCCCGAGATCCTTTCAGCCGGCAACTCCACATCTGAGATGGAGGAGGGATGTCTCTCGATACCGGGCGTTCACAAAAAAGTCCGGAGACCGAAGCGGATTTTGGTGCGGTATCAGAACGAGACCGGAGAGACGATCGAAGAGGAGCTGAAGGACTTTCCGGCACGGGTGTTTCAGCATGAGTATGATCATCTGGACGGGGTTCTGTTCGTCGACCGGCTGACACCGATCGCACGCAAGATGGTAGCCCGCGATCTGGAGCGGCTTGCTGGGGAGAAGGCCGAATGA
- a CDS encoding HAD family hydrolase, translating into MPDSFPKAVIFDLDNTLHSLLLARIRAAEVLAIHLDDPLGELTLRFLNGDKPTLVTDTLTPYLAERDNLSEDLLAQCSWLYFAVERNCLEPFVGIAELLATLHSTEVRLAVITNSKETDALDRLKTLGLFEYFTAVVAPETFGVKKPNPLVYQKTLELLGVSADEAVMIGDRLDRDVIPAREAGMRAVHVVYGSFEAGEEGAVRKVEEILTSFL; encoded by the coding sequence ATGCCCGACTCCTTCCCCAAAGCCGTCATCTTCGACCTCGACAACACCCTGCACAGCCTCCTCCTCGCCCGCATCCGTGCAGCAGAAGTCCTGGCAATCCATCTCGACGACCCTTTGGGCGAACTGACCCTCCGGTTTTTGAACGGCGACAAACCAACGCTCGTCACTGATACTCTCACACCGTATCTTGCGGAGCGTGACAACCTCTCCGAAGACCTGCTCGCCCAGTGCAGCTGGCTCTACTTTGCCGTTGAACGAAATTGCCTGGAACCATTTGTTGGCATCGCAGAACTTCTCGCCACCCTGCACAGTACCGAAGTTCGGCTTGCTGTCATCACCAACTCCAAAGAAACCGATGCTCTTGACCGGTTGAAAACTCTTGGACTCTTCGAATACTTTACCGCAGTCGTCGCCCCCGAGACCTTCGGCGTCAAAAAACCAAACCCGCTTGTCTATCAGAAAACCCTTGAGCTGCTTGGCGTTTCAGCTGATGAAGCAGTCATGATCGGCGACCGGCTTGATCGCGACGTAATTCCGGCCCGGGAAGCAGGCATGCGTGCGGTTCACGTAGTCTACGGATCATTTGAGGCGGGCGAGGAAGGAGCGGTGAGAAAGGTGGAAGAGATATTGACGTCCTTTCTGTAA
- the thiC gene encoding phosphomethylpyrimidine synthase ThiC: MHSILRDCRNGDLSGLVEAAKAEGMTPEALAGNIAAGRTILLKNARRPYTPCVIGEGARVKVNVNIGTSGQRCDPTMEIEKANAAIANGADAIMDLSTGGDLAAMRKEILKLPIPVGTVPVYEAVRRAGNVIDLSADLLFKVIREQAEQGVDFMTLHCGVNLEVVETLRLDPRVMGVVSRGGSFHTAMMLASGEENPLYAEYEYLLEILDEYEIALSLGDGMRPGAYVDSTRLAKSQEYLTLGKLARVAHAKGVQRMIEGPGHMDYNEISYNVKMIKEITGFAPLYLLGPLVTDIAPGYDHITGAIGGAAAAAAGADFLCMVSPSEHLALPDTRDIIEGTRVAKVAAHVGDLTRRREAELPRQAAMAEARRTLDWEGQYALSLFGDHARAVHDRDGACETCSMCGDLCAIKIVEKALEKKI; this comes from the coding sequence ATGCACTCAATTCTTCGTGACTGCCGAAACGGCGACCTTTCTGGTCTGGTGGAGGCAGCAAAGGCCGAGGGCATGACGCCTGAGGCGCTTGCCGGAAATATTGCCGCGGGCAGAACGATTCTTCTGAAGAATGCCCGCCGTCCCTATACTCCCTGCGTGATCGGAGAAGGGGCGAGGGTGAAGGTCAACGTGAATATCGGAACGTCGGGTCAGCGGTGCGATCCGACGATGGAAATAGAAAAAGCGAACGCAGCGATTGCAAACGGTGCGGACGCGATTATGGATCTCTCGACCGGCGGCGATCTTGCAGCAATGCGTAAGGAGATTCTAAAGCTCCCGATTCCGGTCGGAACGGTGCCGGTGTACGAGGCGGTCCGGCGTGCTGGCAATGTGATTGATCTGTCTGCTGATCTGTTGTTCAAGGTTATCCGTGAGCAGGCTGAGCAGGGCGTGGATTTTATGACGCTGCACTGCGGGGTGAATCTTGAGGTGGTGGAGACGCTGCGTCTGGACCCAAGAGTGATGGGCGTTGTCTCCCGCGGAGGCTCGTTTCATACGGCGATGATGCTTGCGTCCGGCGAGGAGAATCCGCTGTATGCTGAGTATGAGTATCTGCTGGAGATTTTGGATGAGTATGAGATTGCGCTGTCGCTTGGGGATGGGATGCGGCCCGGCGCATACGTGGACTCAACACGGCTTGCGAAGTCGCAGGAGTATCTGACGCTCGGGAAACTTGCCCGTGTTGCGCACGCGAAAGGTGTGCAGCGGATGATTGAGGGTCCGGGGCACATGGACTATAATGAGATTTCGTATAATGTGAAGATGATTAAGGAGATCACAGGTTTTGCTCCGCTGTATCTGCTCGGGCCGCTGGTAACTGATATTGCTCCCGGGTATGATCATATTACGGGCGCTATCGGCGGGGCTGCGGCAGCAGCTGCGGGGGCCGATTTCCTGTGTATGGTGTCGCCGTCAGAGCATCTGGCGCTGCCTGATACGAGGGATATTATTGAGGGGACGCGGGTTGCGAAGGTTGCGGCGCATGTGGGCGATCTGACCCGCAGGCGTGAGGCTGAGCTGCCGCGTCAGGCGGCGATGGCTGAGGCACGCAGAACGCTTGACTGGGAAGGGCAGTATGCGTTGTCGCTGTTTGGTGATCATGCCCGTGCGGTGCATGACCGCGATGGTGCATGCGAGACCTGTTCGATGTGCGGGGATCTGTGTGCGATTAAGATCGTTGAGAAGGCGCTCGAGAAGAAGATCTGA
- a CDS encoding MBL fold metallo-hydrolase has product MSEPIRWLREIGWRSNSYVCGSILVDASQPVTTVAPYKDQIETIVLTHGHYDHMANVRALADLCNAEVCVGAGDLTFLSDDSLCLSTHFGEHAPGISATPLNNGDRVGEFVVINTPGHTRGSICLYREEDGALIAGDTLFPHGSFGRTDLPTGNHADLIASVNRLAELRIESLWCGHDMPVPSGAMRDVLLSQAEVPKYG; this is encoded by the coding sequence ATGAGTGAACCCATTCGCTGGCTGCGTGAGATAGGCTGGCGTTCCAACTCCTATGTATGCGGCAGCATTCTCGTCGATGCTTCCCAGCCGGTGACAACAGTCGCCCCCTATAAAGACCAGATCGAAACGATCGTCTTAACCCACGGCCATTATGATCATATGGCCAATGTCCGCGCTCTTGCAGACCTCTGCAATGCAGAGGTCTGTGTCGGTGCGGGCGATCTGACATTTCTTTCTGACGACTCGCTCTGCCTCTCAACACACTTCGGCGAGCATGCCCCAGGCATTTCAGCAACCCCGTTGAACAACGGGGACCGCGTCGGTGAGTTCGTGGTCATCAACACTCCCGGTCACACCCGCGGCAGTATCTGTCTCTACCGCGAGGAGGACGGTGCGTTAATTGCAGGGGATACGCTGTTCCCGCACGGTTCATTCGGCAGAACTGATCTCCCGACCGGCAATCACGCTGATCTCATCGCATCCGTGAACCGGCTTGCGGAGCTCCGCATTGAGTCACTCTGGTGCGGTCATGATATGCCTGTTCCGTCCGGTGCGATGCGTGATGTTCTCCTGTCTCAGGCGGAAGTCCCGAAGTATGGATAA
- a CDS encoding GIY-YIG nuclease family protein, whose translation MDKGIYCLILECTAPQTVRVGALGELDFPSGWYLYAGSALGSGGLSRVSRHVRFYREQYRKPKWHIDYLLASPEVRLCRTVCAKTESDLECVLAASLGGDGVPSFGCSDCDCATHLFYRKEMPEAEVLAAFERTGLCGSVHVVDEILKRE comes from the coding sequence ATGGATAAGGGGATCTACTGTCTGATTCTTGAGTGTACTGCTCCGCAGACGGTGCGAGTCGGTGCTCTTGGGGAACTGGATTTTCCTTCAGGCTGGTATCTGTATGCAGGCTCGGCCCTTGGGAGCGGCGGGCTCTCGCGGGTCAGCCGCCATGTCCGGTTCTATCGCGAGCAGTACCGAAAACCGAAGTGGCATATCGATTATCTTCTGGCGTCGCCTGAGGTCCGGCTCTGCAGGACGGTCTGTGCAAAGACCGAGTCGGATCTTGAGTGTGTGCTTGCGGCTTCTCTTGGAGGGGACGGGGTTCCTTCCTTCGGCTGCTCAGACTGCGACTGTGCGACGCATCTGTTTTATCGGAAAGAGATGCCGGAGGCTGAGGTTCTTGCGGCGTTTGAGAGAACAGGGCTGTGCGGGTCGGTGCATGTGGTTGATGAGATTTTGAAACGCGAATAG